In the Primulina eburnea isolate SZY01 unplaced genomic scaffold, ASM2296580v1 ctg739_ERROPOS11973397, whole genome shotgun sequence genome, one interval contains:
- the LOC140822043 gene encoding uncharacterized protein isoform X1: protein MGDEKDAFYVVRKGNSVGVYKSISDLQSVLRSSVNDPSVSVFKGFGLSKEAEEYLSTHGLGNAIYSINASDVHDDLFGQLVTCPFREPNYSKDKAVSKNHLEKRPQQEVTGSASFVNHHLKSSKLDNFLQVQPVSSYCSSCILEFDGASKGNPGPAGAGAVLRAADGNMVFRLREGVGIATNNVAEYRGAILGLKYALQKGFKHIRVQGDSKLVCMQVQGLWKTKNQNMAELCKVAKELKDQFMSFEICHIEREYNTDADSQANLAVHLKVGDIEVECDIK, encoded by the exons ATGGGCGATGAAAAGGATGCATTTTATGTTGTACGGAAGGGCAACAGTGTTGGGGTGTATAAAAGCATAAGTGATCTTCAATCTGTTCTCCGATCTTCT GTGAATGATCCTTCTGTAAGTGTATTTAAAGGCTTTGGCCTGTCCAAAGAAGCTGAAGAATACCTTTCAACTCACGGACTTGGGAATGCTATTTATTCCATAAATGCCAGTGATGTCCACGATGATCTTTTTGGTCAACTTGTCACATGCCCTTTTCGT GAACCAAATTATTCTAAAGATAAAGCAGTTAGTAAGAATCATTTGGAGAAGAGGCCACAG CAGGAGGTTACCGGATCTGCCTCATTTGTAAACCATCATCTAAAAAGTTCCAAATTAGATAATTTTCTCCAAGTTCAACCTGTTTCATCTTATTGT AGTTCCTGTATTCTCGAGTTTGATGGTGCTTCAAAGGGAAATCCTGGACCAGCTGGTGCAGGGGCTGTGCTGCGGGCGGCAGATGGAAATATg GTGTTTCGATTGCGTGAGGGTGTGGGTATCGCTACTAATAATGTTGCTGAATATCGAGGTGCCATCTTAGGGTTGAAATATGCTCTTCAAAAAGGGTTCAAACACATACGAGTTCAAGGGGACTCTAAACTTGTCTGCATGCAG GTTCAGGGTCTTTGGAAAACCAAAAATCAGAACATGGCTGAATTGTGCAAGGTGGCTAAAGAGCTAAAGGATCAGTTTATGTCTTTTGAGATCTGCCATATAGAAAGA GAATACAACACTGACGCTGATTCTCAAGCAAATTTAGCTGTGCACCTTAAGG TTGGTGACATTGAAGTTGAATGTGACATAAAATAA
- the LOC140821809 gene encoding peptidyl-prolyl cis-trans isomerase CYP38, chloroplastic-like → MAAMISSHRCPSSHLTATTKFIAHKVPPKCGKLSSLSNSSTRLFTPLCSSQKPSSFLPADEQRDGFSAIKKCAISVALAVGLVTGAHALGWPEMASAKAVFPALPDVSVLISGPPIKDPGALLRYALPIDNKAIREVQKPLEDITDSLKIAGVRALDLVERNVRQASRNLKQGRTLIVQGLANSKVDVGVELLNKLEEGIDELQQIVQDRNRDAVAPKQKELLTYVGGVEEDMVDGFPYEVPDEYKDMPLLKGRATVNMKVKLKNNPNMNECIFSIILDGYNAPVTAGNMLDLVERHFYDGMEIQRADGFVVQTGDPDGPAEGFVDPSTGKTRTVPLEIMAKGEKAPFYGETLEELGLYKAQTKLPFNAFGTMAMAREEFENNSASSQVFWLLKESELTPSNANILDGRYAVFGYVIENEDILADVKVGDVIESMQVVAGLENLVNPSYKIAG, encoded by the exons ATGGCAGCAATGATTTCATCCCACCGTTGTCCATCTTCACATTTAACAGCCACCACAAAGTTTATTGCCCATAAGGTTCCACCTAAATGTGGCAAGCTTTCATCTTTAAGTAATTCTTCGACCCGGCTGTTTACACCTCTTTGTTCTTCTCAAAAGCCAAGTTCGTTTCTCCCTGCAGATGAACAG AGAGATGGGTTTTCTGCAATAAAAAAATGTGCCATTTCTGTAGCACTTGCGGTTGGGTTGGTTACGGGTGCTCATGCATTGGGATGGCCAGAAATGGCTAGTGCCAAAGCTGTTTTTCCAGCATTGCCAGATGTTTCGGTTCTGATTTCGGGGCCGCCGATTAAGGACCCTGGAGCATTGTTGAGGTATGCATTACCTATTGACAATAAGGCGATTCGGGAGGTTCAGAAGCCACTTGAAGATATTACTGATAGTTTGAAGATTGCAGGTGTCAGGGCCCTTGATCTCGTGGAAAGA AATGTGAGGCAGGCATCAAGGAATCTCAAGCAAGGTAGAACCTTGATCGTCCAAGGTCTCGCAAATTCAAAGGTTGACGTTGGGGTTGAATTGCTCAACAAGCTGGAAGAAGGAATCGACGAGCTTCAACAAATTGTGCAGGACAGGAATCGCGATGCTGTTGCACCTAAGCAGAAGGAGTTGCTTACCTATGTTGGGGG TGTTGAAGAGGATATGGTGGATGGCTTTCCATATGAAGTGCCTGATGAATATAAAGATATGCCACTACTGAAGGGGAGGGCTACTGTCAATATGAAGGTCAAGTTGAAAAACAATCCTAACATGAATGAATGCATATTCAGTATTATTTTGGATGGTTATAACGCCCCCGTAACTGCTGGAAACATGCTGGATTTGGTTGAAAGGCATTTCTACGACGGCATGGAAATTCAGCGAG CGGATGGCTTTGTAGTCCAAACAGGAGATCCTGATGGTCCCGCAGAGGGTTTTGTTGATCCCAGTACGGGAAAAACCCGCACAGTTCCTCTCGAAATTATGGCGAAGGGAGAAAAGGCTCCGTTCTACGGAGAGACTCTGGAA GAACTTGGTCTATACAAGGCCCAAACAAAGCTTCCGTTTAATGCATTTGGAACTATGGCCATGGCTCGAGAG GAATTCGAGAACAATTCGGCTTCAAGCCAGGTATTTTGGCTGTTGAAAGAGAGTGAACTAACTCCTAGCAATGCCAACATACTGGATGGTCGCTACGCGGTGTTTGGGTATGTAATAGAAAACGAGGATATTTTGGCCGATGTAAAGGTTGGAGATGTAATAGAATCCATGCAAGTTGTGGCTGGCCTGGAAAATCTTGTAAATCCCAGCTACAAGATTGCTGGATAG
- the LOC140822115 gene encoding RNA exonuclease 4-like, translated as MESRYETSENLRNKCAGCYRQFNKMEHLVEHMRTSYHSNHEPVCGICKKHCRSFESLREHLIGPLPKAECEKVFKEQGCELCLNILDNRYAIRLHQQTCQFTRQNNDLLRRMASLGIQDDLRTDNCRGKAVALACKMVGGGSDGSLNLCARVCLIDEDEKIIFHTYVRPQLPVTNYRYETTGIRPEHLRDAMPLKQVQRKIQDYLCNGEPIWQIRFRGGKSRILVGHGLDHDLKCLEVEYPTLLIRDTAKYPPLMKTSKLSNSLKYITKAHLGYDIQTGVQDPYEDCVATMRLYVKMRSQIHKVEDYPLASDPQNRNTFASSRQNELERMTPEKMLEISRSDYYCWCVDSK; from the exons ATGgaaagcagatatgagacttctgAGAATCTAAG GAACAAGTGTGCTGGATGCTATAGACAGTTCAACAAAATGGAGCATCTGGTTGAGCATATGAGGACTTCGTATCATTCAAATCATGAACCTGTGTGTGGAATTTGTAAAAAGCATTGTCGGTCATTTGAATCTCTCAGAGAGCATCTAATTG GACCATTGCCAAAGGCAGAATGTGAAAAGGTATTCAAGGAACAGGGCTGTGAACTTTGTTTAAATATCCTTGACAACCGGTATGCTATTCGGCTACATCAGCAGACATGCCAATTCACACGCCAAAATAAT GACTTGCTACGTAGGATGGCTAGCTTAGGCATCCAAGACGATTTAAGGACTGATAATTGCAGAGGAAAGGCGGTTGCTCTGGCATGCAAAATGGTAGGCGGCGGCAGTGATGGATCCTTGAATCTTTGCGCGAGGGTTTGCCTCATTGATGAGGATGAAAAGATAATCTTTCATACGTATGTCAGACCACAGCTTCCAGTCACAAACTACAG GTATGAAACAACAGGGATACGGCCAGAACATCTGAGGGATGCAATGCCTCTCAAACAAGTTCAGCGAAAAATTCAGGATTATCTATGCAATGGTGAACCAATATGGCAGATCCGCTTTAGAGGTGGAAAATCCAGAATCCTTGTAGGCCATGGTCTAGATCATGATCTCAAATGCCTGGAAGTGGAGTATCCAACTTTATTGATCAG GGATACAGCAAAATATCCGCCACTGATGAAAACAAGCAAGCTCAGCAACTCACTGAAATATATCACGAAAGCACACCTTGG GTACGACATTCAAACTGGTGTACAAGATCCTTATGAAGACTGTGTCGCAACAATGAGGTTGTATGTGAAAATGAGATCACAAATTCATAAAGTGGAAGACTACCCCTTAGCTTCAGACCCGCAGAATCGAAACACTTTTGCATCGTCAAGGCAGAACGAGCTTGAGAGAATGACCCCAGAAAAGATGTTGGAGATCTCAAGATCTGATTACTACTGCTGGTGCGTTGACTCCAAATAA
- the LOC140822043 gene encoding uncharacterized protein isoform X2 gives MGDEKDAFYVVRKGNSVGVYKSISDLQSVLRSSVNDPSVSVFKGFGLSKEAEEYLSTHGLGNAIYSINASDVHDDLFGQLVTCPFREPNYSKDKAVSKNHLEKRPQEVTGSASFVNHHLKSSKLDNFLQVQPVSSYCSSCILEFDGASKGNPGPAGAGAVLRAADGNMVFRLREGVGIATNNVAEYRGAILGLKYALQKGFKHIRVQGDSKLVCMQVQGLWKTKNQNMAELCKVAKELKDQFMSFEICHIEREYNTDADSQANLAVHLKVGDIEVECDIK, from the exons ATGGGCGATGAAAAGGATGCATTTTATGTTGTACGGAAGGGCAACAGTGTTGGGGTGTATAAAAGCATAAGTGATCTTCAATCTGTTCTCCGATCTTCT GTGAATGATCCTTCTGTAAGTGTATTTAAAGGCTTTGGCCTGTCCAAAGAAGCTGAAGAATACCTTTCAACTCACGGACTTGGGAATGCTATTTATTCCATAAATGCCAGTGATGTCCACGATGATCTTTTTGGTCAACTTGTCACATGCCCTTTTCGT GAACCAAATTATTCTAAAGATAAAGCAGTTAGTAAGAATCATTTGGAGAAGAGGCCACAG GAGGTTACCGGATCTGCCTCATTTGTAAACCATCATCTAAAAAGTTCCAAATTAGATAATTTTCTCCAAGTTCAACCTGTTTCATCTTATTGT AGTTCCTGTATTCTCGAGTTTGATGGTGCTTCAAAGGGAAATCCTGGACCAGCTGGTGCAGGGGCTGTGCTGCGGGCGGCAGATGGAAATATg GTGTTTCGATTGCGTGAGGGTGTGGGTATCGCTACTAATAATGTTGCTGAATATCGAGGTGCCATCTTAGGGTTGAAATATGCTCTTCAAAAAGGGTTCAAACACATACGAGTTCAAGGGGACTCTAAACTTGTCTGCATGCAG GTTCAGGGTCTTTGGAAAACCAAAAATCAGAACATGGCTGAATTGTGCAAGGTGGCTAAAGAGCTAAAGGATCAGTTTATGTCTTTTGAGATCTGCCATATAGAAAGA GAATACAACACTGACGCTGATTCTCAAGCAAATTTAGCTGTGCACCTTAAGG TTGGTGACATTGAAGTTGAATGTGACATAAAATAA
- the LOC140821995 gene encoding WAT1-related protein At3g28050, with product MARSGGARNPSSFCYREVLPFTAIVAMECTNVGLNTLYKLATLRGMSRHVFVVYAYAVAALVLLPSPFLSRRSRALPPLNFSILIKIVLLGIIGYTSQIMGYTGINYSSPTLASAMSNLVPAFTFVLAIIFRMEKVKLSSTSSKAKIIGSMVSISGAFVVTLYKGPILFPYTNYSRVSLHRQILSSLQSNWTIGSLFLAVEYSLVPLWYIVMTQILKEYPAELTLVFSYTLCVSILGGIVGFFVEPDSSKWKITPSVALASYLCSGIFGCCLNNAVHAWALHVRGPVYVAMFKPLSIAIAAAMGVIILGDTLYLGSVIGATVIAIGFYTVMWGKAKEEMVGFDETSDLESSSATLKHPLLRSHKAEETL from the exons ATGGCAAGAAGCGGAGGAGCACGGAACCCCAGCAGCTTCTGCTACAGGGAGGTACTGCCGTTTACGGCCATAGTGGCCATGGAGTGTACCAACGTCGGCCTCAACACACTCTACAAGCTCGCCACTCTCCGCGGCATGAGCCGCCACGTTTTTGTTGTTTACGCCTACGCCGTCGCAGCTCTCGTTCTCCTCCCTTCGCCGTTCTTATCGCGCCG ATCACGAGCTCTACCACCGTTGAATTTCTCCATACTGATCAAAATCGTTCTCCTCGGAATCATCGG GTATACTTCGCAGATAATGGGATACACCGGAATCAATTACAGTTCTCCGACGCTTGCTTCGGCGATGAGCAACTTGGTCCCGGCCTTTACTTTTGTTCTTGCCATCATTTTCAG GATGGAGAAGGTGAAGTTATCAAGCACGAGTAGCAAGGCCAAAATAATTGGCTCGATGGTCTCAATATCAGGAGCCTTCGTGGTGACTTTGTACAAGGGCCCAATCTTATTTCCTTACACAAACTACTCTCGCGTTTCACTACATCGTCAAATTTTGAGTTCCTTGCAATCAAATTGGACGATTGGCAGTCTATTTCTTGCCGTCGAGTACTCTCTGGTCCCCCTCTGGTACATTGTCATG ACTCAAATTTTGAAGGAATATCCAGCAGAGCTGACACTAGTCTTCTCCTATACCTTATGCGTGAGCATTCTGGGTGGCATTGTTGGATTCTTCGTGGAACCAGATTCCAGCAAATGGAAGATCACGCCTAGTGTCGCATTGGCCTCTTACCTATGCTCC GGAATTTTTGGCTGTTGTTTAAACAATGCTGTTCATGCATGGGCCTTGCACGTGAGAGGGCCGGTCTATGTTGCTATGTTTAAGCCACTTTCCATCGCTATAGCTGCAGCCATGGGAGTCATCATCCTAGGCGATACTCTTTATCTAGGAAG CGTCATCGGAGCAACAGTAATAGCCATTGGATTTTACACGGTGATGTGGGGCAAAGCCAAAGAGGAGATGGTTGGGTTCGACGAAACAAGCGATTTGGAATCGTCCTCGGCGACCCTAAAGCATCCTTTGTTACGAAGTCACAAAGCTGAAGAGACCCTCTAG